The following proteins come from a genomic window of Lolium rigidum isolate FL_2022 chromosome 5, APGP_CSIRO_Lrig_0.1, whole genome shotgun sequence:
- the LOC124653562 gene encoding uncharacterized protein LOC124653562 yields the protein MEATKERREQQQRKAAGAGEDGDSVQLPTETSPYVQYNKDDGLEDYKMRAYGAKGHLPVSDLPHGGTGTDAPTIPGTALPTQQLNLHGRQQPQRGQGGDAGAGRADEAATDTINRHGVP from the coding sequence ATGGAGGCGACCAAGGAGAGGCGGGAGCAGCAGCAGCGgaaggccgccggcgccggcgaggacgGCGACTCGGTGCAGCTGCCGACGGAGACGAGCCCGTACGTGCAGTACAACAAGGACGACGGCCTGGAGGACTACAAGATGCGCGCCTACGGTGCCAAAGGCCACCTCCCCGTCTCCGACCTCCCCCACGGCGGCACCGGCACCGACGCGCCCACCATCCCCGGCACCGCCCTCCCCACTCAGCAACTCAACCTGCACGGGCGCCAGCAGCCGCAGCGTGGGCAGGGTGGGGACGCTGGCGCTGGCCGCGCCGACGAGGCGGCCACCGACACCATCAACCGCCACGGCGTGCCGTAG
- the LOC124651163 gene encoding aspartyl protease family protein At5g10770-like — MIMASAVLRRGATSSVFSGAVSRMLLIAVALVASPRRLGVTAAGAEMRTSSPDPNWHVVVSVASLLPAAVCTPSTAGSNSTVLNVVHRHGPCSPLQSRSRGGAPPHIELLYHDQARVDSIHRKIRAVSTVLDQTERAVKGVSLPAQRGISLGTGNYVVSVGLGTPARDMTVIFDTGSDLSWVQCTPCSDCYEQKDPLFDPARSKTYSVVTCVAPECQGLDSHSCSRDKKCRYEVVYGDQSQTDGDLARDTLTLGTPSDTLPGFVFGCGDKDTGLFGKTDGLVGLGREKVSLSSQAAAKFGAGFSYCLPSSPSGVGYLTLGRSAPGNARFTAMATRRDTPSFYYVNLVAVKVGGRAVRISPVVFASAGTVIDSGTVITRLPPRAYAALRTAFARSMGRYRYKKAPALSILDTCYDFTGHTTVQIPSLALVFAGGTTVELDFSGVLYVAKASQACLAFAPNGDGTDVGILGNTQQKTLAVVYDVANQKIGFGANGCS; from the exons ATGATCATGGCTTCCGCCGTGCTGCGTCGAGGCGCTACGTCCTCAGTGTTCTCCGGCGCGGTCTCGCGGATGCTGCTTATCGCCGTGGCTCTGGTAGCTTCGCCTCGCCGGCTCGGCGTGACGGCTGCTGGTGCGGAGATGAGGACGAGCAGCCCGGACCCGAACTGGCACGTCGTCGTCAGCGTCGCCTCCCTTCTGCCGGCCGCCGTCTGCACGCCGTCCACAG CAGGATCAAACTCGACGGTCCTCAACGTCGTCCACCGGCACGGTCCGTGTTCGCCACTGCAGTCGCGCTCGCGCGGCGGCGCGCCACCCCACATCGAGTTGTTGTACCATGATCAGGCCAGAGTAGACTCCATACACCGCAAGATCCGTGCCGTGTCGACGGTGCTCGACCAAACCGAACGTGCCGTGAAGGGCGTGTCCCTGCCAGCGCAGCGTGGCATCTCCCTCGGCACCGGCAACTACGTCGTGTCTGTTGGCCTCGGGACGCCGGCCAGGGACATGACGGTGATTTTCGACACCGGCAGCGACCTTTCGTGGGTGCAGTGCACGCCGTGTTCGGACTGCTATGAGCAGAAGGACCCGCTCTTCGACCCGGCTCGATCGAAGACATACTCCGTTGTGACCTGTGTTGCGCCGGAGTGCCAGGGGCTCGACTCGCATAGCTGCTCGCGGGACAAGAAATGCCGGTACGAGGTCGTGTACGGCGACCAGTCGCAGACCGACGGCGACCTGGCGCGCGACACGCTGACGCTGGGGACGCCATCGGACACGCTCCCGGGCTTCGTCTTCGGTTGTGGCGACAAGGACACCGGGCTGTTCGGCAAGACTGACGGGCTCGTCGGCCTCGGCCGCGAGAAGGTGTCGCTGTCGTCCCAAGCGGCGGCCAAGTTCGGCGCGGGTTTTTCCTACTGTCTCCCGTCGTCGCCGAGCGGGGTGGGGTACCTGACACTCGGCAGGTCGGCACCCGGGAACGCGCGGTTCACGGCGATGGCGACCCGCCGCGACACGCCGTCGTTCTACTACGTCAATCTCGTCGCCGTCAAGGTCGGCGGGCGGGCGGTCAGGATCTCTCCGGTGGTGTTTGCGTCCGCTGGCACGGTGATCGACTCCGGCACCGTGATCACCCGGCTGCCGCCGCGCGCCTACGCCGCGCTCCGTACGGCGTTCGCGCGCTCCATGGGCAGGTACAGGTACAAGAAGGCGCCGGCGCTGTCCATCCTGGACACATGCTACGACTTCACGGGGCACACGACGGTGCAGATACCGTCTTTGGCACTGGTGTTCGCCGGCGGCACCACCGTGGAGCTCGACTTCAGCGGGGTGTTGTACGTGGCGAAGGCGTCGCAGGCGTGCCTAGCGTTCGCGCCCAACGGCGACGGCACGGACGTCGGCATCCTCGGGAACACGCAGCAGAAGACGCTCGCGGTGGTGTACGACGTGGCCAACCAGAAGATTGGGTTCGGCGCGAACGGCTGCAGCTGA